One genomic window of Geodermatophilus sp. DSM 44513 includes the following:
- a CDS encoding SLC13 family permease, with translation MSEQLVSILVLLAVFLIATVLPVHMGALAFVAAFVFGYFLFGSEEYADLVFGFFPGSLFVILVGVTYLFAIAKNNGTVDWLVHAAVKASGGKLVAIPWAMFAVTGALTAIGGVVPAVVAIIAPVGMSFARRYGINPLLMGLFIINGATAGGFSPLSIFGSITNNVVAENDLPGSPLFLWVASIVANVLLSVLVFFLFGGKKLLGNPQRVDLDEAGTDGGARSVAVGSPSTGGAAVGTPGHGQPGHVHGGAEERAEDKAVQTTAVATADRPGPVTTLDRDRTLTLVGLVVLVLGALLPIGLDIGLLAITVGVLLSIVAPRGAKGAVGQIAWPTVLLICGIVTYVGLMQEIDTPGWLGDNVAQLGAPTIAALLICYIGAVVSAFASTTGILGALIPLAVPFLLGSESIGAIGLITALALSSSIVDSSPFSTSGALVVANAQENERDSVFRSLTIWGFSMVAVIPLVTWLVLVVPGWL, from the coding sequence GTGTCCGAACAGCTCGTCTCGATCCTCGTCCTGCTGGCGGTCTTCCTGATCGCCACGGTGCTGCCCGTGCACATGGGGGCGCTGGCCTTCGTGGCCGCCTTCGTGTTCGGGTACTTCCTGTTCGGCTCGGAGGAGTACGCCGACCTGGTGTTCGGCTTCTTCCCGGGGTCGCTGTTCGTGATCCTCGTGGGCGTCACCTACCTGTTCGCGATCGCCAAGAACAACGGCACCGTCGACTGGCTGGTGCACGCCGCGGTCAAGGCCTCCGGCGGGAAGCTGGTCGCCATCCCGTGGGCGATGTTCGCCGTCACCGGCGCCCTCACCGCCATCGGCGGCGTCGTCCCCGCGGTGGTCGCGATCATCGCGCCGGTGGGCATGTCCTTCGCCCGCCGCTACGGCATCAACCCGCTGCTGATGGGCCTGTTCATCATCAACGGCGCCACGGCCGGCGGCTTCTCACCGCTGTCGATCTTCGGCTCCATCACCAACAACGTGGTCGCCGAGAACGACCTGCCCGGCAGCCCGCTGTTCCTCTGGGTCGCCTCCATCGTGGCCAACGTGCTGCTCAGCGTGCTGGTGTTCTTCCTGTTCGGCGGCAAGAAGCTGCTCGGCAACCCGCAGCGCGTCGACCTCGACGAGGCCGGCACGGACGGCGGCGCCCGCTCCGTGGCCGTCGGCAGCCCGTCCACCGGCGGGGCCGCGGTCGGCACCCCCGGGCACGGCCAGCCGGGTCACGTGCACGGCGGAGCCGAGGAGCGCGCCGAGGACAAGGCCGTGCAAACGACCGCCGTGGCCACCGCCGACCGCCCGGGCCCGGTCACGACGCTGGACCGCGACCGGACGCTGACCCTCGTCGGGCTCGTCGTCCTGGTGCTCGGCGCGCTGCTGCCGATCGGCCTGGACATCGGCCTGCTGGCCATCACCGTCGGCGTGCTCCTGTCGATCGTCGCCCCCCGCGGTGCGAAGGGCGCCGTCGGCCAGATCGCCTGGCCCACCGTGCTGCTGATCTGCGGCATCGTGACCTACGTCGGCCTGATGCAGGAGATCGACACCCCCGGCTGGCTCGGCGACAACGTCGCCCAGCTCGGCGCCCCGACCATCGCCGCGCTGCTGATCTGCTACATCGGCGCGGTCGTGTCCGCCTTCGCCTCCACCACCGGCATCCTGGGTGCGCTCATCCCGCTGGCGGTGCCCTTCCTGCTGGGCAGCGAGTCGATCGGCGCGATCGGCCTGATCACCGCCCTGGCGCTGTCGTCGTCCATCGTCGACTCCAGCCCCTTCTCCACCAGCGGCGCCCTGGTCGTGGCCAACGCCCAGGAGAACGAGCGGGACAGCGTCTTCCGCTCGCTGACCATCTGGGGCTTCTCGATGGTGGCCGTCATCCCCCTGGTCACCTGGCTGGTCCTCGTGGTGCCCGGCTGGCTCTGA